A genomic segment from Lignipirellula cremea encodes:
- the secD gene encoding protein translocase subunit SecD, protein MSWQFLSPLLAQAAETGAKSWQDTLLNVGLIALVIVGPFLLGKLLAGAAKMPTYWWRFGLILFSMIAGVAIVISGWPPKLGIDLKGGVILIYEIIDAGKLAEAEAEAGDGQSSGMLDRSGLIEVLKRRINPSGVKEIVIRPYGDRQIEVIVPDAGDDEIQLIKDKISTAGDLQFFILAQLPKHADLIDTAREEENKNKTKDIIGEAYNGRWVSVGRVVDDEIDPAARKLGVVPFKFSAPYDFTIRDAVTKELLSPPKTMFGDNSQFQFEQWLNEQGIKDIELLVVEEHRVGKYDPNVTGIDIASVRSGFDPTTTGLSVNFSMKTSGASKMEALTSENLQYHLGIVIDNDLLSAPTIRGKIGSNGQITGRFSQKEVDFLVGILRGGQLPATLNKRPSESATDPLLGWVTIVKGSWAIGVSLAAVLVFMCFYYRFAGVVACFALLMNLLLILAVMILISAAFTLPGLAGLVLTVGMAVDANVLIFERIREELNRGSALRLALRNGFSRATTTIVDANVTTLITAIVLYAIGTDQIRGFAVTLILGILLSMFTAIFCARVIFDVAERKWKLSNGMMSMASLLSSTKIDFIGKQKIAAVVSILVIAVGLAGVTGRVMNGTLYDIDFSGGCAVQLTLKEPAETDVVRRRIQETIESKEARAAINKVLEAELAKKNETPETIKTYLIGDEKIQSSVSNIDYGTAADEAPDLKKRVFKVDTSLARVETLEALIEYAFQDGKTSELESYGMEASDLRAATSTLADPPEAGAKPAPSATGRVEPSIGPLEYDGPTHFVAFGDDEDTLLAQADEETSEEAAADDSDDSPPGPQPATPAEPAPATEPTPEPAPAPTTEPAPTTEPAPAPTTEPAPTTEPAPAPTTEPAPTTEPAPAPAPTTEPAPTTEPAPTTEPAPTTEPAPAPTTDPAPTTEPAPTTEPAPTTEPAPGVDPVVPPVGEIDVDVVEVEETPAVSERTALTLNFSQVISANAIRQKLQDAAFDKFSVRPDVVLRPNSPNATEWTPESQVGYQSWFVNIDTTPEKSKEIVDTLKTELAKTPVWRSSEEVGATVAGDFKLKAIFALLTSLLGIIGYIWIRFQRVVFGLAAVVALVHDVLVTLGAIALSYWAASAFGFLLIDEFKISLTVVAAFLTIIGYSLNDTIVVFDRIREVRGKNPTLTGDMINTSINQTLSRTLLTSITTFLVVVILYFAGGEGIHAFAFTLVVGVLVGTYSSIFIASPALLWMMEATQPVKKNQVGKNAAIAAK, encoded by the coding sequence ATGTCTTGGCAATTTCTCTCTCCGCTCCTTGCACAAGCCGCCGAAACGGGGGCGAAAAGCTGGCAAGACACGCTCTTGAATGTCGGCCTGATCGCGCTGGTGATTGTCGGCCCGTTCCTGCTCGGCAAACTGCTGGCCGGCGCCGCTAAAATGCCGACGTACTGGTGGCGGTTCGGTCTGATCCTGTTCTCCATGATTGCCGGCGTGGCGATTGTCATTTCCGGATGGCCGCCCAAGCTGGGGATCGATCTCAAAGGCGGCGTGATCCTCATTTATGAGATCATCGACGCCGGCAAACTGGCCGAAGCCGAAGCCGAAGCAGGCGACGGCCAGTCCAGCGGCATGCTTGATCGCTCTGGCCTGATCGAAGTCCTCAAGCGTCGTATCAATCCCAGCGGCGTGAAAGAAATTGTCATTCGCCCCTATGGCGATCGCCAGATCGAAGTCATTGTGCCCGATGCGGGCGACGACGAGATCCAGCTGATCAAAGACAAAATCAGTACGGCGGGCGATCTGCAGTTCTTTATTCTGGCCCAGCTCCCCAAACATGCGGATCTGATCGATACGGCCCGGGAAGAAGAGAACAAGAACAAAACCAAGGACATCATTGGCGAAGCCTACAACGGCCGCTGGGTCAGCGTCGGCCGCGTGGTCGACGACGAAATTGATCCCGCCGCCCGCAAGCTGGGGGTGGTGCCGTTCAAGTTCTCTGCGCCGTATGACTTTACGATCCGCGACGCAGTGACCAAAGAACTTTTGAGCCCCCCCAAAACCATGTTTGGGGACAACAGCCAGTTCCAGTTTGAACAGTGGCTGAATGAGCAGGGCATCAAAGACATTGAACTGCTTGTGGTCGAGGAACATCGCGTGGGCAAGTACGATCCCAACGTGACGGGTATCGACATCGCCTCGGTCCGCTCAGGCTTTGATCCGACCACGACCGGCCTGTCGGTGAACTTCTCCATGAAGACCTCGGGCGCTTCCAAAATGGAAGCGTTGACCTCGGAAAACCTGCAGTACCACCTGGGCATTGTGATCGATAATGACCTGTTGTCGGCGCCGACCATTCGCGGCAAGATCGGCAGCAACGGTCAGATTACCGGCCGCTTTTCCCAGAAAGAAGTCGACTTCCTGGTCGGCATTCTCCGCGGTGGTCAGCTGCCCGCCACGCTCAACAAGCGTCCCAGCGAAAGCGCGACTGACCCGCTGCTGGGCTGGGTGACGATCGTCAAAGGCTCCTGGGCGATTGGTGTTTCGCTGGCGGCGGTGCTGGTGTTCATGTGCTTCTATTACCGGTTTGCCGGCGTGGTGGCCTGTTTCGCCCTGCTGATGAACCTGTTGCTGATTCTGGCGGTAATGATCCTGATTAGTGCGGCGTTTACGCTGCCAGGACTCGCCGGTCTGGTGCTAACCGTCGGTATGGCGGTCGACGCGAATGTGCTGATTTTTGAACGTATCCGGGAAGAACTCAACCGCGGCTCCGCTTTGCGGCTGGCTTTGCGGAACGGTTTCAGCCGGGCGACGACCACCATTGTCGATGCGAACGTGACCACGCTGATCACGGCGATCGTGCTATATGCGATCGGCACCGATCAGATTCGCGGTTTTGCGGTGACTTTGATCCTGGGTATTCTGCTCAGTATGTTCACCGCCATTTTCTGTGCCCGCGTCATCTTCGATGTGGCCGAACGGAAATGGAAACTGTCCAACGGCATGATGAGCATGGCCAGCCTGCTCAGCTCGACCAAGATCGACTTTATCGGCAAGCAGAAAATCGCCGCCGTGGTGTCGATCCTGGTGATCGCCGTCGGCCTGGCCGGCGTCACCGGCCGCGTGATGAACGGCACCCTGTACGACATTGACTTCAGCGGCGGTTGCGCCGTGCAGCTGACGCTGAAAGAACCGGCCGAGACCGACGTGGTTCGGCGCCGCATCCAGGAAACGATCGAAAGCAAGGAAGCCCGGGCGGCCATCAATAAAGTGCTGGAAGCCGAGCTGGCGAAGAAGAACGAAACGCCCGAGACGATCAAGACGTATCTGATCGGCGACGAAAAGATCCAGTCCTCGGTGAGCAACATCGACTACGGGACGGCGGCCGACGAGGCTCCCGACCTGAAGAAACGCGTGTTCAAAGTCGACACCTCGCTGGCCCGAGTGGAAACGCTCGAAGCCCTGATTGAGTACGCCTTCCAGGACGGCAAAACGAGCGAACTGGAATCGTACGGCATGGAAGCGTCGGATCTGCGGGCCGCCACCAGCACGCTGGCCGATCCGCCGGAAGCAGGCGCCAAACCGGCTCCCTCCGCCACCGGCCGGGTGGAACCCAGCATCGGACCGCTTGAATACGACGGCCCCACCCACTTCGTAGCCTTCGGCGACGACGAGGACACGCTCCTCGCCCAGGCCGACGAAGAAACCAGCGAAGAAGCTGCCGCCGACGATTCCGACGATAGCCCGCCCGGACCCCAGCCGGCGACCCCCGCCGAGCCGGCGCCCGCGACCGAGCCCACGCCGGAACCGGCTCCTGCTCCGACGACCGAACCGGCTCCGACCACGGAACCGGCGCCCGCTCCGACGACCGAACCGGCTCCGACCACGGAACCGGCTCCTGCTCCGACGACCGAACCGGCTCCGACCACGGAACCGGCACCGGCACCCGCTCCGACGACCGAGCCTGCTCCGACCACGGAACCGGCTCCGACCACGGAACCGGCTCCAACCACAGAACCGGCTCCTGCTCCGACGACCGATCCCGCTCCGACGACCGAGCCGGCTCCGACGACCGAACCGGCTCCCACGACCGAACCGGCTCCGGGCGTGGACCCGGTGGTCCCGCCGGTGGGCGAAATTGATGTGGATGTGGTCGAAGTAGAAGAGACTCCGGCGGTCAGCGAGCGGACCGCGTTGACGTTGAACTTCTCGCAGGTGATTAGCGCCAATGCGATTCGCCAGAAACTGCAGGACGCCGCGTTTGACAAGTTCAGCGTTCGTCCCGATGTGGTCCTTCGTCCCAATTCGCCCAACGCGACCGAGTGGACGCCGGAGAGCCAGGTGGGCTACCAGTCCTGGTTCGTCAACATCGACACGACTCCGGAAAAGAGCAAGGAAATCGTCGACACCTTGAAAACCGAACTGGCCAAAACGCCCGTCTGGCGTTCTTCGGAAGAGGTCGGGGCGACGGTCGCCGGCGACTTCAAGCTGAAAGCCATCTTCGCGCTGTTGACCAGCCTGCTGGGGATCATTGGTTACATTTGGATTCGTTTTCAGCGAGTCGTGTTCGGCCTGGCGGCCGTGGTCGCCCTGGTCCACGACGTGCTGGTGACCCTGGGGGCGATCGCCCTGAGCTACTGGGCCGCCAGTGCTTTCGGCTTCCTGCTGATCGACGAGTTCAAAATCAGCCTGACGGTTGTGGCCGCATTTTTGACGATTATCGGTTATTCGCTGAACGATACGATCGTGGTGTTTGACCGGATTCGCGAAGTCCGCGGCAAGAACCCGACCCTGACCGGCGACATGATCAACACCAGCATCAACCAGACGCTGAGCCGTACTTTGCTGACCTCGATCACGACCTTCCTGGTGGTGGTGATTCTGTATTTTGCCGGCGGCGAAGGCATCCATGCGTTTGCCTTTACGCTGGTGGTCGGCGTGCTGGTCGGTACTTACAGTTCGATCTTTATCGCTTCCCCCGCCCTGTTGTGGATGATGGAAGCGACCCAGCCGGTCAAGAAAAACCAGGTTGGCAAGAACGCGGCCATCGCCGCGAAATAG